A window from Kovacikia minuta CCNUW1 encodes these proteins:
- a CDS encoding pentapeptide repeat-containing protein: MSNPSFEISPEEFQEFQTLVQQVESAKTDDFIQLAAVLGINPKSDLIGADLSQVYLYDVNLSHADLSGADLSGANLSNANLSSAILRRANLSGAILSGATLSGATLVSASLSGASLSGASLSGASLSGASLSDATLSGADLRRANLITATLSGADLRRAYLRRAYLNFANLNRANLSGADLNRAILIGTNLSSANLRGANLNRANLRGADLRRADLRRADLRRADLRRADLRCADLSDSIIDFNTQISDKWRLVHQLINQGTQDRNLSGADLSGAYLSGAYLFDANLSRANLFNANLSRASLSGANLSDSDLSDADLSRTNFSRANLSGANLNRADLSDADLSRAIVMQCRFGIGIGLRETEKVDLQRRGAIFDDAMGDRASSSSPVPSRR, from the coding sequence ATGAGTAACCCTAGCTTTGAAATTAGCCCGGAAGAATTCCAAGAATTTCAAACTCTGGTGCAGCAGGTGGAATCTGCTAAAACCGACGACTTCATCCAACTTGCGGCAGTTCTGGGAATCAATCCCAAAAGCGATCTCATTGGTGCTGACCTCAGCCAGGTTTACCTTTACGATGTCAATCTCAGCCATGCCGACCTTAGCGGTGCCGATCTCAGCGGTGCCAACCTCAGCAATGCCAACCTCAGCAGTGCCATCCTCAGACGTGCCAACCTCAGCGGTGCCATCCTCAGCGGTGCCACCCTCAGTGGTGCCACCCTCGTCAGTGCCAGCCTCAGCGGTGCCAGCCTCAGCGGTGCCAGCCTCAGCGGTGCCAGCCTCAGTGGTGCCAGCCTCAGCGATGCCACCCTCAGCGGTGCCGACCTCAGACGTGCCAACCTTATCACCGCAACCCTCAGCGGTGCCGACCTCAGACGTGCCTATCTCAGACGTGCCTATCTCAACTTTGCCAACCTCAACCGTGCCAACCTCAGTGGTGCCGACCTCAACCGTGCCATCCTCATCGGTACCAACCTCAGTAGTGCCAACCTCAGAGGTGCCAACCTCAACCGTGCCAACCTCAGAGGTGCCGACCTCAGACGTGCCGACCTCAGACGTGCCGACCTCAGACGTGCCGACCTCAGACGTGCCGACCTCAGATGTGCCGACCTCAGCGATTCCATTATCGATTTCAATACCCAGATTTCAGATAAGTGGCGGCTAGTTCATCAACTAATTAATCAGGGCACACAAGATAGAAACCTCAGCGGTGCCGACCTCAGCGGTGCCTACCTCAGTGGTGCCTACCTCTTCGATGCCAACCTCAGCCGTGCCAACCTCTTCAATGCCAACCTCAGCCGTGCCAGCCTTAGCGGTGCCAACCTCAGTGATTCTGATCTTAGCGATGCTGACCTTAGCCGTACCAACTTCAGCCGTGCCAACCTTAGCGGTGCCAACCTCAACCGTGCTGACCTCAGCGATGCTGACCTCAGCCGTGCTATTGTGATGCAATGCCGATTTGGGATAGGTATCGGATTGAGAGAGACCGAAAAAGTTGATTTGCAACGGCGGGGAGCCATTTTTGATGATGCAATGGGCGATCGCGCTTCCTCTAGTTCCCCTGTCCCCTCACGCCGTTAA
- a CDS encoding thermonuclease family protein, producing the protein MKVRWGLVAIVGLVCVIAVIIAHLGSGVWQQSRFSQSESWQVVRVSDGDTIKVQSGGRRETIRLCGIDAPEVAHGRNLGQPFGKEAREKLRSLLASANNQVMVVSVEKDRYGRTVGEVFVKAPTREQPEQERFINYEMVASGMAYEYTRYSGSCPNREAIAQAERLAQSKHLGVWAGNYQRPWDYRKQQR; encoded by the coding sequence GTGAAAGTTCGGTGGGGTTTGGTTGCGATCGTGGGATTAGTCTGTGTGATAGCAGTAATTATTGCCCATTTGGGAAGTGGGGTTTGGCAGCAATCGCGGTTTTCCCAGTCGGAAAGCTGGCAGGTGGTGAGGGTGAGTGATGGGGATACGATCAAAGTTCAGAGTGGTGGGAGGCGGGAGACGATCCGGTTGTGTGGGATTGATGCGCCGGAAGTTGCTCACGGTCGTAATCTGGGGCAGCCGTTTGGAAAGGAAGCGAGGGAGAAGCTGCGATCGCTGCTTGCCAGTGCCAACAATCAGGTGATGGTAGTTTCTGTGGAGAAGGATCGGTACGGTCGTACCGTTGGAGAAGTTTTTGTCAAAGCACCGACCCGTGAGCAACCAGAGCAGGAGCGATTCATCAACTACGAGATGGTGGCATCCGGGATGGCTTATGAGTACACCCGCTATTCTGGTAGTTGCCCCAACCGGGAAGCGATCGCTCAAGCAGAGCGGCTGGCTCAGTCAAAGCATCTGGGAGTGTGGGCAGGAAATTATCAGCGACCGTGGGATTACCGGAAGCAGCAACGATAG
- a CDS encoding HlyD family secretion protein yields MKQYVARYCWWGIGLILSGCTAQAVSQSLPSPTASVNPPTESVDVAPQRRFQIKLTLSSPNDLKVQEGNQVQEGQIIADRVHDRSRLEFQQQQLQGQIKRLRLQLEQPIPEVAGLPTSSFLSEVAEVERLKIKATDAQRVKEQQQRKLDLLQSMPKSDLPEATIPHEQALLDQKQRLLDQALAEVETAKGKLAKAENDRQFQEYEHSLEMSKRAISLRQQEIQQQGQLAQLEGQLSQVETQLSTLSAVRSPYSGRIQRIKFSGQNDQALSVELVLVVADISSHPGAVQPPPSPTVSPGKINNAPGENVSR; encoded by the coding sequence GTGAAACAGTATGTGGCTCGTTATTGCTGGTGGGGCATTGGCTTGATTCTTTCGGGCTGTACAGCTCAGGCTGTCTCGCAATCGTTACCCAGTCCCACCGCTTCAGTTAATCCCCCCACTGAGAGTGTTGATGTTGCCCCACAGAGACGGTTTCAGATCAAGCTGACATTGAGCAGTCCCAATGATTTGAAAGTGCAGGAAGGTAATCAGGTGCAGGAAGGGCAGATTATTGCGGATCGGGTGCACGATCGCTCTCGCCTGGAGTTCCAGCAGCAGCAGTTACAGGGGCAGATCAAACGATTGCGGTTGCAACTGGAGCAGCCTATACCTGAAGTAGCAGGATTGCCCACATCCTCCTTTCTTTCAGAGGTGGCAGAGGTGGAACGGCTCAAGATTAAGGCAACCGATGCCCAACGGGTGAAGGAACAACAGCAACGGAAGTTAGATCTGCTTCAGTCGATGCCAAAAAGTGATCTACCAGAGGCGACGATTCCCCATGAGCAGGCTTTGCTGGATCAAAAACAACGGCTACTCGACCAGGCATTAGCAGAGGTGGAAACGGCAAAGGGGAAACTGGCAAAGGCAGAGAACGATCGCCAATTTCAGGAGTATGAGCATTCGTTGGAGATGAGTAAACGGGCGATCTCCCTGCGGCAACAGGAGATTCAGCAGCAAGGGCAGCTTGCCCAACTGGAGGGGCAACTATCCCAGGTTGAAACCCAACTATCCACCCTTTCAGCGGTCAGGAGTCCTTACAGTGGCAGAATTCAACGCATTAAGTTCAGTGGGCAGAATGACCAGGCTCTTAGTGTGGAGCTTGTTTTGGTTGTGGCTGACATCAGTTCCCACCCTGGCGCAGTCCAACCCCCCCCAAGTCCAACCGTCTCCCCCGGCAAAATCAACAACGCCCCAGGTGAAAATGTCTCCAGGTGA
- a CDS encoding ATP-binding protein, with amino-acid sequence MFSRNEKPLPPIAVLPVRQRGGNEGTESSGILLGRGVYWNPEKLPNAHTVCIGASGSGKTQTLKGFFYALLTIYMASQKILIDFHGDQDIEGETVYPLHMTSPWGINPLMVNLDPEGGGPNLQAIAVAAVLKKSLQMGPNQEGMLLDVLGACYRQRGIVQAEQATWSKEPPNFADVEQELQARIEEGCKESQRLRLKLAATFQYGVFSRPQFPLDAKHIRVDLSKLPPAIQSIAAESLAKQLMDNHRLLGEMTGKIPRTFLGIDEAKEMPNGKGSACDRIIADGRKYGLALMLASQSERHLSADVIGNSSTKIVLPVDQTEVGRVAKKFRFAEAKVAGLQPLQALCRFGTDAKQVDIIPYYERVQ; translated from the coding sequence ATGTTCAGCCGTAATGAGAAGCCATTGCCCCCGATCGCGGTACTTCCAGTCAGACAGAGGGGAGGGAATGAGGGTACGGAGAGCAGCGGCATTCTGCTGGGAAGGGGTGTTTATTGGAATCCTGAAAAGCTCCCAAATGCCCACACAGTCTGCATTGGAGCCTCTGGTAGTGGTAAAACGCAAACCCTCAAAGGATTTTTTTATGCGCTGCTAACTATATATATGGCATCGCAAAAAATTTTAATTGACTTCCACGGTGATCAGGATATCGAGGGCGAAACCGTCTATCCGCTGCACATGACTTCTCCCTGGGGCATCAATCCGCTAATGGTGAACCTGGACCCAGAGGGAGGCGGACCCAACTTGCAGGCGATCGCGGTTGCTGCGGTACTCAAGAAGTCGCTACAAATGGGACCGAATCAGGAAGGGATGTTACTCGATGTCTTGGGTGCCTGCTATCGGCAGAGGGGCATCGTTCAGGCAGAGCAAGCTACCTGGTCTAAGGAGCCGCCCAACTTCGCTGATGTGGAACAAGAGTTACAGGCTCGGATTGAGGAAGGCTGTAAGGAATCCCAACGGTTAAGGCTGAAGCTGGCAGCAACGTTTCAATATGGGGTGTTTTCCCGTCCCCAGTTTCCCCTGGATGCCAAACATATTCGGGTTGACCTGTCGAAGTTGCCCCCGGCAATTCAATCGATCGCGGCAGAGTCGCTGGCAAAGCAATTGATGGATAATCACCGGCTGCTGGGGGAGATGACGGGCAAAATTCCTCGAACCTTTTTGGGCATCGATGAGGCGAAGGAGATGCCGAATGGGAAGGGGTCAGCCTGCGATCGCATTATTGCGGACGGTCGGAAGTATGGGCTGGCTCTGATGCTTGCCTCCCAATCGGAGCGGCATCTCTCAGCCGATGTAATTGGGAACTCTAGTACCAAGATTGTGCTTCCAGTTGATCAAACTGAGGTGGGCAGGGTGGCGAAAAAGTTCCGGTTTGCTGAGGCAAAGGTGGCAGGACTGCAACCACTCCAGGCATTGTGTCGATTTGGGACAGATGCCAAACAGGTAGACATTATTCCCTATTACGAGAGGGTGCAGTGA
- a CDS encoding metal-dependent hydrolase yields MLSVTHATLAIASTSLLMGTSDPWVLGTAAIASQLPDIDTTGSVPGRIFFPVSRWLEARYPHRSATHSFLATLLVAIALLPLWYFNKSEFYWALVIGYWMGWFGDVFTKSGVAAFFPHQARLVIPANPRLRLASGSKAESIVLGVLVLVAVVSININSAGGIMRSFDQVLGSQSGAMEIYQRESSKHQVFANIQGRHTITQQAIAGSYEVIGTVNQDLLVKDSQARLYRVGSSPEAQIAPEKVQVTVRAAIALVTREVFLDNQSVRAAIAPLKLPHTYISGRLTIDALDRAEISLHGSKQYFQPIQQFGEQIELESASPGEVMAVLGEAFATGNLVVRSIHVQP; encoded by the coding sequence ATGCTATCCGTGACTCATGCCACCCTGGCGATCGCGTCTACGTCTTTGCTGATGGGTACATCTGACCCCTGGGTATTGGGCACAGCGGCGATCGCTTCCCAACTGCCCGACATTGATACGACAGGCAGTGTCCCCGGCAGAATCTTCTTTCCAGTTAGCCGCTGGCTCGAAGCCCGCTATCCCCATCGATCCGCTACTCATAGTTTTCTGGCAACCCTGCTAGTGGCGATCGCTCTCCTGCCCCTGTGGTACTTCAACAAGTCCGAGTTCTACTGGGCACTGGTGATTGGCTACTGGATGGGCTGGTTTGGGGATGTGTTCACAAAATCTGGGGTTGCTGCATTCTTTCCCCACCAGGCGCGGCTCGTCATCCCGGCAAACCCCCGGCTGAGACTGGCAAGCGGTAGTAAAGCAGAATCGATCGTGCTCGGTGTGCTAGTGCTGGTCGCAGTTGTAAGCATCAATATCAACAGCGCAGGTGGTATCATGCGGAGCTTTGACCAGGTGTTAGGCTCCCAGTCTGGAGCGATGGAAATCTACCAGCGGGAGAGCAGCAAGCATCAGGTATTTGCCAATATCCAGGGACGGCATACGATCACCCAACAGGCGATCGCAGGTAGCTATGAGGTCATCGGTACGGTTAACCAGGATTTGTTGGTGAAGGACTCACAGGCGAGGCTGTATCGAGTAGGTAGCAGCCCAGAAGCTCAGATTGCCCCAGAAAAAGTACAAGTCACGGTCAGGGCAGCGATCGCCCTGGTGACTCGTGAGGTGTTTCTCGATAACCAGAGTGTAAGAGCGGCGATCGCTCCCCTGAAACTGCCCCATACCTACATCTCAGGCAGACTCACGATTGACGCATTAGACCGGGCTGAAATTAGTCTGCATGGTTCCAAACAATACTTTCAACCCATCCAACAGTTTGGCGAACAGATTGAACTGGAGTCTGCTTCTCCGGGTGAAGTGATGGCAGTCCTGGGAGAAGCCTTTGCTACCGGAAACCTAGTTGTGAGGTCGATCCATGTTCAGCCGTAA
- a CDS encoding ATP-binding protein: protein MNLYRVVEKRRITAVLRSGSSLLIVGEAGIGKSMLGEAVAQELKDEGYSVALIQPASTKQLLTRIAEQLGVETQDLEGKNLSTVGLRHAIAQFLQANTAFLVCDSAHHYTPEFRRFLEILHEQNQPLLLLATAPPAKDIFLKLPRLELKPMTDIQIRDIMAAHALEVGLSISTAQLAGLQQRCGGNPMLAKRVIEEEYLGLEDTAPDHTQWIDGTPYLIAALMVFGIVRVVGIGLNSTSMYLIGGILTVCVGILRLIFYSLPKKSARLG, encoded by the coding sequence ATGAACCTCTATCGTGTCGTTGAAAAACGCAGGATTACCGCAGTTCTGCGTTCAGGGTCAAGCCTGCTGATTGTGGGTGAGGCTGGTATTGGCAAAAGTATGTTGGGTGAAGCGGTTGCCCAGGAACTGAAGGATGAAGGCTACTCTGTTGCCCTGATTCAACCTGCCAGTACCAAGCAACTGCTCACCCGCATTGCTGAACAACTTGGTGTAGAGACTCAAGACCTGGAAGGGAAGAACCTATCGACTGTGGGACTCAGGCATGCGATCGCCCAATTCTTGCAAGCGAATACCGCTTTCCTCGTTTGCGATAGTGCCCACCACTATACGCCAGAGTTTCGCCGCTTCCTGGAAATCCTGCATGAGCAGAATCAACCCCTATTGCTGCTGGCAACCGCACCTCCCGCCAAAGACATTTTCCTGAAACTGCCCCGATTGGAACTCAAACCGATGACGGATATCCAGATCCGAGACATCATGGCAGCTCATGCCTTAGAAGTTGGATTAAGTATCAGTACGGCTCAACTGGCAGGACTCCAGCAGCGCTGCGGTGGCAACCCCATGCTGGCAAAGCGGGTGATTGAAGAAGAGTATCTGGGACTGGAGGATACCGCTCCCGACCATACCCAGTGGATTGATGGCACCCCTTACCTGATTGCAGCATTGATGGTATTCGGGATTGTGCGGGTGGTGGGGATTGGGCTGAACTCTACCAGCATGTACCTGATCGGTGGCATCCTGACCGTCTGTGTGGGCATCCTGCGGCTGATCTTCTACTCATTGCCCAAGAAGTCTGCGAGGTTGGGCTGA
- a CDS encoding orange carotenoid protein N-terminal domain-containing protein: protein MTYTVDKTTQEALNAFKQFDVDTQLALLWFGYLDIKDQLQPAPPNSVAEPANAVFDQIKALPQEQQLQAQRDIANCANTPVSRAYGAQSANGKLQVWLSLAQGMEEGTIINLPEGYQLPSETNNFVNQVKGLSFEQRINFSLSAVEAMGATVR, encoded by the coding sequence ATGACTTATACCGTTGATAAAACCACGCAGGAAGCTCTGAATGCATTTAAGCAATTTGATGTAGATACTCAGCTTGCTTTGCTGTGGTTTGGCTACTTGGATATCAAGGACCAGCTCCAGCCTGCTCCCCCCAATTCCGTCGCTGAACCTGCAAACGCAGTATTTGACCAAATTAAAGCGCTGCCTCAAGAACAACAATTGCAGGCGCAACGGGATATTGCCAATTGTGCCAATACTCCCGTTAGTCGCGCCTACGGTGCTCAAAGCGCCAATGGCAAACTGCAAGTCTGGCTATCCCTGGCTCAGGGGATGGAAGAGGGCACGATCATCAACCTGCCCGAAGGCTACCAGCTTCCCTCTGAAACCAACAATTTTGTGAATCAGGTGAAAGGGCTGAGCTTTGAACAGCGAATCAATTTCTCGCTGAGCGCTGTAGAAGCAATGGGAGCGACAGTCCGGTAA
- a CDS encoding FAD-dependent oxidoreductase, protein MESLLTIHLGSLYILWHKFPGFMMNSGFSPTQKDLVLVGGGHAHAIALRMFGMKPLPGVRLTLITEASDTPYSGMVPGHVAGFYTHAECHIDLRPLAQFAGAQLYIDRAVGLDLENNQVICATRPTVRFDLLAINIGSTPKLPDRIGDLDAVIPAKPVSQFLSRWDQIVQQVAQNPTSPICLGIVGGGAGGVELALNMQHRLQEILQTAGQPFTNLTIHLLQRDPELLPNHNRWARQHFQKLLIQRGIQLHFQEEVEEVKQAYLRCKSGLRLNCDFTVWVTQASAPNWPGKAGLAVDQDGFVLVDDGLRSLSHPQVFAAGDIATMVNHPRPKAGVFAVRQGKPLFQNLQRTLQGKPIKSFYPQKQYLSLIGTGDGSAVASRGSWGWQSALLWHWKDHIDRSFMQKFKQLPVMQAGGRSGHG, encoded by the coding sequence ATGGAATCCTTGCTCACAATCCATTTAGGATCGCTATATATCCTCTGGCACAAGTTTCCTGGTTTTATGATGAATTCAGGGTTTAGTCCAACTCAGAAGGATTTGGTGTTAGTGGGGGGTGGGCATGCCCATGCGATCGCCCTCCGGATGTTTGGCATGAAACCCTTGCCAGGTGTGAGACTCACGCTAATTACCGAAGCTTCAGATACTCCCTATTCGGGGATGGTGCCAGGGCATGTGGCGGGCTTTTACACCCATGCCGAATGTCACATTGATCTGCGTCCGTTAGCCCAATTTGCCGGGGCACAGCTTTACATCGATCGCGCAGTCGGGCTGGATTTGGAAAATAACCAGGTGATTTGTGCGACTCGACCCACCGTAAGGTTTGATTTGCTGGCGATCAACATTGGTAGCACCCCCAAACTGCCCGATCGGATTGGGGATTTGGATGCTGTCATTCCGGCAAAACCCGTTTCCCAGTTTCTAAGCCGATGGGACCAAATTGTGCAGCAAGTGGCGCAGAATCCCACTTCGCCCATCTGCCTGGGAATCGTGGGTGGGGGAGCCGGAGGGGTGGAACTGGCGTTGAATATGCAGCACCGTTTACAAGAGATTTTGCAGACGGCTGGGCAACCATTCACCAATTTGACAATTCATCTGCTGCAACGAGACCCGGAACTGTTACCCAACCATAACCGCTGGGCGCGTCAGCATTTCCAAAAATTGCTCATCCAACGGGGCATTCAGCTCCACTTTCAGGAAGAAGTTGAAGAAGTTAAACAAGCTTATCTCCGTTGCAAATCAGGATTGAGATTAAATTGTGACTTTACTGTTTGGGTGACTCAGGCATCAGCTCCTAACTGGCCTGGCAAAGCCGGGTTGGCAGTGGATCAGGACGGGTTTGTGTTGGTCGATGATGGGTTGCGATCGCTTTCCCATCCCCAGGTTTTCGCCGCGGGTGATATCGCCACAATGGTCAACCATCCTCGCCCCAAAGCCGGAGTTTTTGCTGTGCGCCAGGGTAAACCGCTGTTTCAAAACCTTCAGCGTACTCTGCAAGGCAAACCCATTAAGTCTTTCTATCCACAGAAACAATACCTCAGCCTGATCGGGACAGGCGACGGTTCAGCCGTTGCTTCCAGAGGTTCCTGGGGCTGGCAATCTGCCCTTCTGTGGCATTGGAAAGATCATATCGATCGATCATTCATGCAGAAGTTTAAGCAATTGCCAGTGATGCAGGCAGGGGGCAGAAGCGGACACGGATAG
- a CDS encoding plastocyanin/azurin family copper-binding protein — protein sequence MSFEFAIWNGAKPVLHALRQAIGCILGPNQRDLKWIGLLLFMGLSIMPAAIAAPTSVTGDLSKQAAIEVQVSLGTATDELKFVPDNLEFVTGKRYKLVLNNPSSQKHYFTAKDFADGIWSQKVEAGKVEVKGAIHELELKPTATAEWVFVPIKPGSYPLRCTIPGHAEAGMTGVINISTGRK from the coding sequence TTGAGTTTTGAATTTGCGATTTGGAATGGTGCAAAGCCCGTACTCCATGCCCTTCGACAAGCTATCGGTTGTATTCTTGGTCCCAATCAGCGTGATTTGAAATGGATAGGATTGCTTCTGTTCATGGGTTTGAGTATCATGCCAGCGGCGATCGCTGCGCCCACCTCCGTAACAGGAGATTTGTCGAAACAAGCTGCGATCGAAGTTCAGGTTAGCCTGGGCACTGCTACCGATGAGTTAAAGTTTGTGCCTGACAACCTGGAGTTTGTCACCGGAAAGCGCTACAAACTGGTACTGAATAATCCCAGTTCCCAAAAGCACTACTTCACAGCAAAGGATTTTGCCGATGGCATTTGGAGCCAAAAAGTCGAGGCAGGCAAAGTGGAAGTGAAAGGAGCGATCCACGAACTGGAACTAAAACCGACCGCAACAGCCGAATGGGTGTTTGTGCCCATCAAACCCGGAAGCTACCCACTCCGCTGCACCATTCCTGGACACGCGGAAGCTGGGATGACTGGAG